In Rhodospirillum rubrum ATCC 11170, a genomic segment contains:
- the nifK gene encoding nitrogenase molybdenum-iron protein subunit beta has translation MPQNADLIKDHIPLFREPEYKEMFARKRECFENSHGEAKVAEVAEWTKSWDYREKNLAREALVINPNKACQPLGALFAAAGFDGTLGYVHGSQGCAAYFRSHLSRHFKEASSVVSDSMTEDAAVFGGLNNMVDGLANAYALYKPKMIAVCTSCMAEVIGDDISSFIGNAKTKESIPADFPVPFAHTPSFVGSHIVGYDNMMKGILTTFWDGKVRDAATDKINIIPGFDGYSVGNIRELKRILGMIGVEYTVLSDTSDVYDTPTDGEFRMYDGGTTQDDTIAALQAKATLSLSEYCTPATLKFIAETGQETAAFNYPMGVGATDDFLVKLVALTGKDIPEALTKERGRLVDALADSMTWLHGKKMAVYGDPDFTLSMVRFLLEMGVEPVHVLATNGTKKWEKQVKALLATSPFGKDAQVWQGKDLWHLRSLLATEPADFLIGNSYGKYLELDLGIPLIRLTFPIFDRHHHHRFPTMFYDGSLRVLTTILDKVFDTLDRESGENGISFDLTR, from the coding sequence ATGCCCCAGAACGCGGACCTCATCAAAGACCACATTCCCTTGTTCCGGGAACCCGAATACAAAGAAATGTTCGCGCGCAAGCGTGAGTGTTTCGAAAACAGCCATGGCGAGGCCAAGGTCGCCGAAGTCGCCGAATGGACCAAGTCCTGGGACTACCGGGAAAAGAACCTGGCCCGGGAAGCCCTGGTGATCAATCCCAACAAGGCTTGCCAGCCGCTGGGCGCCCTGTTCGCCGCCGCCGGTTTCGACGGCACGCTGGGCTATGTCCATGGCTCGCAGGGCTGCGCCGCCTATTTCCGCTCGCATCTGTCGCGTCATTTCAAGGAAGCCTCCTCGGTGGTTTCCGACAGCATGACCGAAGACGCGGCGGTGTTCGGCGGGCTCAACAACATGGTCGATGGCCTCGCCAACGCCTATGCCCTGTACAAGCCCAAGATGATCGCCGTCTGCACCTCGTGCATGGCCGAGGTCATCGGCGACGACATCAGCTCGTTCATCGGCAATGCCAAGACCAAGGAGTCGATCCCGGCCGACTTCCCGGTGCCCTTCGCCCACACCCCGTCGTTCGTCGGCAGCCACATCGTCGGCTACGACAATATGATGAAGGGTATCCTGACGACGTTTTGGGACGGCAAGGTCCGCGACGCCGCCACCGACAAGATCAACATCATTCCCGGCTTCGACGGTTACAGCGTCGGCAATATTCGGGAACTGAAGCGGATCCTTGGCATGATCGGCGTCGAGTACACCGTTTTGTCGGATACCTCGGACGTTTACGATACGCCGACCGACGGTGAATTCCGCATGTATGACGGCGGCACCACCCAGGACGACACCATCGCCGCCCTGCAGGCCAAGGCCACGCTGTCGCTGTCGGAATATTGCACCCCGGCGACGCTGAAGTTCATCGCCGAGACCGGTCAGGAAACCGCCGCCTTCAACTACCCGATGGGCGTGGGCGCCACCGATGATTTCCTGGTCAAGCTGGTCGCCCTGACCGGCAAGGACATCCCCGAGGCGCTGACCAAGGAACGCGGTCGCCTTGTCGATGCCCTGGCCGACAGCATGACTTGGCTGCACGGCAAGAAGATGGCCGTTTACGGCGATCCCGACTTCACCTTGTCGATGGTCCGCTTCCTGCTGGAAATGGGCGTCGAGCCGGTCCACGTGCTGGCCACCAACGGCACCAAGAAATGGGAAAAGCAGGTCAAGGCCCTGCTCGCCACCAGCCCGTTTGGCAAGGACGCCCAGGTTTGGCAGGGCAAGGACCTTTGGCACCTGCGCTCGCTGCTGGCCACCGAGCCCGCCGATTTCCTGATCGGCAACTCCTATGGCAAGTATCTGGAACTGGATCTGGGGATCCCCTTGATCCGCCTGACCTTCCCGATTTTCGACCGTCACCACCACCACCGCTTCCCGACCATGTTCTATGACGGGTCGCTGCGCGTGCTGACGACGATCCTCGATAAGGTTTTCGATACCCTGGATCGCGAGAGCGGCGAAAACGGCATCAGCTTCGATCTGACCCGCTAA
- a CDS encoding glycosyltransferase family 2 protein, whose amino-acid sequence MNASPDVSPSAPTVPPVTPSASGADPELLSVIIPLYNEEENVARLCEAVFGALRDMARPFEVIMVDDGSSDGTVARLETLAPSYPELTVVTFKRNVGQTAAIMAGIDHSHGAIIVPMDGDLQNDPRDIPILLEKMKEGYDVVSGWRKDRQDDALTRNFPSAVANWLISTISGVHLKDYGCTLKAYRREVLSGYRLYGEMHRFVPIYARWQGAKITEIPVRHHARTAGQSKYGLNRIFKVLLDLMVVKFLTQYETKPIYIFGGMGFLLFLGAILSAGGGIALRVIEGIHLNRTPLPLISAMCVITGMMCILLGLVAELLVRIYFESQDKTAYTVKTVIRGKGGKG is encoded by the coding sequence ATGAACGCGTCCCCGGACGTCTCCCCCTCCGCTCCGACCGTACCTCCGGTCACCCCTTCGGCTTCCGGCGCGGACCCCGAACTCCTCTCGGTTATCATTCCCCTCTATAACGAGGAGGAGAATGTCGCGCGCCTGTGCGAGGCGGTTTTCGGCGCCTTGCGCGACATGGCGCGGCCCTTCGAGGTCATCATGGTCGATGATGGCAGTTCCGACGGCACCGTCGCCCGTCTGGAAACCCTGGCGCCGTCCTATCCCGAACTGACCGTCGTCACCTTCAAGCGCAACGTCGGCCAGACGGCGGCGATCATGGCCGGAATCGATCATTCCCATGGCGCCATCATCGTGCCGATGGACGGCGACCTGCAAAACGACCCCCGCGACATTCCCATTCTTCTGGAAAAGATGAAGGAAGGCTATGACGTGGTGTCGGGGTGGCGCAAGGATCGCCAGGACGACGCGCTGACCCGCAATTTCCCCAGCGCGGTCGCCAATTGGCTGATCTCGACGATCTCGGGTGTTCACCTGAAAGACTACGGCTGCACGCTGAAGGCCTATCGCCGCGAAGTGCTGTCGGGGTACCGCCTCTATGGCGAGATGCACCGCTTCGTGCCGATCTATGCGCGCTGGCAGGGCGCCAAGATCACCGAGATCCCGGTGCGCCACCATGCCCGCACCGCCGGCCAATCCAAATACGGCCTGAACCGCATCTTCAAGGTGCTGCTCGACCTGATGGTGGTGAAGTTCCTGACCCAATACGAAACCAAGCCGATCTATATCTTCGGCGGCATGGGCTTCCTGCTGTTCCTGGGCGCCATCTTGTCGGCCGGCGGTGGCATCGCGCTGCGCGTGATCGAGGGCATCCACCTCAACCGCACGCCGCTGCCGCTGATCTCGGCCATGTGCGTGATCACCGGCATGATGTGCATCCTGCTTGGCCTCGTCGCCGAGCTTTTGGTGCGCATCTACTTCGAAAGCCAGGACAAAACCGCCTATACGGTCAAAACCGTGATTCGCGGCAAGGGCGGCAAGGGATAA
- a CDS encoding acyltransferase family protein encodes MTPSLSVYLDVLRFLAAMTVFLGHLASQPFTEAVIWRPLGTYGVIAVTIFFVLSGYVIAHVTSTRETTASTYAAARISRLYSVVLVALALTFLFDTLGTSLNPEFYAFKKVLWKPINWEGYVSALFFVNEFQVFRFNGISPGTNAPYWSLSFEAAYYLISGIVLFSRRRVWVPLCVIILFCAGRTIVALFPIWAMGYFLYHQRLKIDLPRSLLTVLAFGTIAAILVVPRVIYRLPTDNFGFVFPWGRMPFNRNLVEDYAVGSVFVVHLASVRSLLCDKKDIGDKTKKIATWLGSLTFPMYCFHFPAICFFAALSPWDKTSLANCIAIAVPVVLLVIGLTPLCDALKRSMRLGLSKVSFRPRLSARP; translated from the coding sequence ATGACGCCATCGTTGTCCGTGTATCTGGATGTCCTGCGGTTTTTGGCGGCCATGACCGTCTTTCTGGGGCATCTGGCCTCGCAGCCCTTCACCGAGGCGGTGATCTGGCGGCCCCTGGGGACCTACGGCGTGATCGCGGTCACGATTTTCTTCGTTCTCTCGGGCTATGTGATCGCTCACGTCACCTCGACACGGGAAACGACCGCTTCGACCTATGCCGCCGCCCGGATCTCCAGGCTTTACTCCGTCGTCCTGGTCGCTCTGGCTCTGACGTTCCTGTTCGATACCCTTGGGACGTCCCTTAACCCGGAATTCTACGCGTTCAAGAAAGTTCTCTGGAAGCCGATCAATTGGGAGGGGTATGTCTCGGCGCTTTTCTTCGTGAATGAATTTCAGGTTTTCCGATTTAATGGCATTTCGCCGGGAACGAATGCTCCCTATTGGTCTCTTAGTTTTGAGGCCGCCTATTACCTGATAAGTGGCATCGTTTTATTTTCAAGACGCAGGGTGTGGGTTCCGCTTTGTGTCATCATATTATTTTGTGCCGGCCGAACAATAGTCGCCTTGTTTCCAATTTGGGCGATGGGATATTTTCTTTATCACCAGCGCCTGAAAATAGACCTGCCAAGATCTCTATTGACGGTGCTGGCCTTCGGAACCATCGCCGCCATTCTTGTTGTTCCCCGGGTCATCTATCGACTTCCCACCGATAATTTCGGGTTTGTTTTTCCCTGGGGGCGAATGCCCTTCAATAGGAATCTTGTGGAAGACTATGCTGTCGGTTCTGTCTTTGTTGTTCATTTGGCAAGTGTGCGATCTCTTCTTTGTGATAAAAAAGACATTGGTGATAAAACCAAAAAAATCGCCACCTGGTTGGGCTCCCTGACCTTCCCCATGTATTGTTTTCACTTCCCGGCGATCTGCTTTTTCGCGGCGCTCAGTCCATGGGACAAGACCTCCCTCGCGAACTGTATCGCCATCGCCGTCCCGGTGGTGCTTCTCGTCATCGGGCTGACGCCGCTGTGCGACGCCCTGAAGCGATCAATGCGCCTTGGTCTTTCCAAGGTGTCTTTTCGCCCCCGTCTGTCGGCGCGTCCCTGA
- a CDS encoding NAD(+)--dinitrogen-reductase ADP-D-ribosyltransferase produces MGEDRPGIGHSTNLVGLPTDLLASAWFNQAAPEIHIAGVREMNRSLFEMLAEAPDLESAGEAFYKYMIAMFGLDPEQQDHRPGQGGAVRRFHASYLRLLKGWGYDTNAKEGAVLKGWVESRFGLFPTFHREPITKFASKAWITYIEEKMTSRFHNNSIYVQLDLMYEFCQWALARFAAPGESALLLYRGVNDFTEHQMIERIDNRQVVVRMNNLVSFSSDRGVADCFGDTILETRVPVSKIVFFNTLLTSHPLKGEGEYLVIGGDYLVKASYL; encoded by the coding sequence ATGGGGGAAGACAGACCGGGGATTGGTCACAGCACCAATCTGGTGGGGCTGCCGACGGATCTTCTGGCCAGCGCCTGGTTCAATCAGGCCGCGCCCGAAATCCATATCGCCGGGGTGCGCGAGATGAACCGCAGCCTGTTCGAGATGCTGGCCGAGGCGCCCGATCTCGAAAGCGCCGGCGAGGCCTTCTATAAATATATGATCGCCATGTTCGGCCTCGATCCCGAACAGCAGGACCACCGCCCCGGCCAGGGCGGCGCCGTTCGGCGCTTTCACGCCAGCTACCTGCGCCTGCTCAAGGGCTGGGGCTATGATACCAACGCCAAGGAAGGCGCCGTACTTAAGGGCTGGGTGGAAAGCCGCTTCGGCCTGTTCCCCACCTTTCACCGCGAACCGATCACCAAATTCGCCTCAAAGGCCTGGATCACCTATATCGAAGAAAAGATGACCTCGCGCTTTCACAATAATTCCATCTACGTCCAGCTTGATCTCATGTACGAGTTCTGTCAGTGGGCCCTGGCGCGCTTCGCCGCCCCCGGCGAGTCCGCGCTTCTTCTTTACCGCGGGGTTAATGACTTTACCGAGCATCAGATGATCGAACGCATCGACAATCGCCAAGTCGTCGTGCGCATGAATAATCTGGTGTCGTTCTCCTCTGATCGCGGCGTGGCCGATTGCTTTGGCGACACCATCCTTGAGACGCGGGTTCCGGTCTCGAAAATCGTTTTTTTCAATACGCTGCTGACCAGTCACCCCCTCAAGGGCGAGGGCGAGTATCTGGTGATCGGCGGCGATTATCTGGTGAAGGCGAGTTATCTCTGA
- a CDS encoding ArsC/Spx/MgsR family protein codes for MADVLFFEKPGCRNNTRQKALLIASGHRVEAHDIRQQPWTAETLRPYFGDKPVAQWINPAAPRVKAGEVRPEALDESEALALMVKDALLIRRPLMAVGQTKTCGFDRAAVNAWIGLIAQDPGDIETCPSQATNHRCAEEPGAA; via the coding sequence ATGGCCGATGTGCTGTTTTTCGAAAAACCCGGCTGCCGCAACAACACCCGCCAGAAGGCCCTGCTGATCGCCTCGGGCCACCGGGTCGAAGCCCACGACATCCGCCAACAGCCGTGGACGGCCGAAACCTTGCGCCCCTATTTCGGCGACAAACCGGTGGCGCAATGGATCAACCCGGCCGCGCCGCGCGTCAAGGCCGGCGAGGTAAGGCCCGAGGCTCTGGACGAGAGCGAAGCCCTGGCCTTGATGGTCAAGGACGCCTTGCTGATCCGCCGGCCGCTAATGGCCGTCGGCCAAACCAAAACCTGCGGCTTCGACCGCGCCGCCGTCAACGCCTGGATCGGCCTGATCGCCCAAGACCCCGGCGACATCGAAACCTGCCCCTCGCAGGCGACCAACCACCGGTGCGCCGAAGAGCCCGGCGCGGCGTGA
- a CDS encoding amino acid ABC transporter substrate-binding protein, which translates to MKKMIAALAAFGAAGVIASGSAMAASTLDTVKSRGEVTCGVNNGLPGFALPDDKGHWTGIDVDICRAVAAAVFGDAKKVKFVPLNAKERFTALQSGEIDVLSRNTTWTQTRDASLGLIFAGVNYYDGQGFMVKKELGVSSAKELNGASICIQSGTTTELNLADYFRANAMTYSPVVFDTSDQTVQGFAGGRCDVLTSDQSQLYALRIKLEDPKSAIVLPEVISKEPLGPMVRQGDDQWLNIVRWSLFAQLNAEELGVTSANADEVKAGTDQNVKRLLGTEGEMGKQLGLGNDWAYAIVKQVGNYGEMFERNIGKGSPLEIERGLNALWNKGGIQYAPPIR; encoded by the coding sequence ATGAAGAAGATGATCGCGGCTCTGGCCGCTTTCGGCGCGGCCGGCGTCATCGCCAGCGGTTCGGCGATGGCCGCCAGCACTCTCGACACGGTCAAAAGCCGCGGCGAAGTGACCTGCGGCGTCAACAACGGCCTGCCGGGATTCGCGCTTCCCGATGACAAGGGGCATTGGACCGGCATCGACGTTGATATCTGCCGGGCCGTTGCCGCCGCCGTTTTCGGTGATGCCAAAAAAGTGAAGTTCGTTCCGCTCAACGCCAAGGAACGCTTCACCGCCTTGCAGTCCGGTGAAATCGATGTGCTGTCGCGCAACACCACCTGGACGCAGACCCGGGACGCCTCGCTGGGCCTGATCTTCGCCGGGGTGAACTATTACGACGGCCAGGGCTTCATGGTGAAGAAGGAGCTGGGGGTTTCCAGCGCCAAGGAACTCAACGGCGCCTCGATCTGTATTCAGTCGGGCACCACGACCGAGCTGAATCTGGCCGATTACTTCCGCGCCAACGCCATGACCTACAGCCCGGTGGTGTTCGACACCTCCGACCAGACCGTTCAGGGCTTCGCCGGTGGCCGCTGCGACGTGCTGACCTCCGACCAGTCCCAGCTTTACGCGCTGCGCATCAAACTTGAAGATCCCAAGAGCGCCATCGTCCTGCCCGAGGTGATTTCCAAGGAGCCTTTGGGCCCGATGGTGCGCCAGGGCGATGATCAGTGGCTGAACATCGTGCGTTGGTCGCTGTTCGCCCAGCTTAACGCCGAGGAACTGGGCGTGACCTCGGCCAATGCCGACGAGGTCAAGGCCGGCACCGACCAGAACGTCAAGCGTCTGCTGGGCACCGAAGGCGAAATGGGCAAGCAGCTCGGCCTGGGCAACGACTGGGCCTATGCCATCGTCAAGCAGGTCGGCAATTACGGCGAGATGTTCGAGCGCAACATCGGCAAGGGCTCGCCCCTCGAGATCGAGCGCGGGCTGAACGCCCTGTGGAACAAGGGTGGCATCCAGTACGCCCCGCCCATCCGCTAA
- the draG gene encoding ADP-ribosyl-[dinitrogen reductase] hydrolase, with product MTGPSVHDRALGAFLGLAVGDALGATVEFMTKGEIAQQYGIHRKMTGGGWLRLKPGQITDDTEMSLALGRSLAAKGTLDVADICEEFALWLKSRPVDVGNTCRRGIRRYMHEGTTTAPYSEGDAGNGAAMRCLPAALATLGHPADLEPWVLAQARITHNHPLSDAACLTLGRMVHHLIGGRGMKACREEANRLVHQHRDFHFEPYKGQSSAYIVDTMQTVLHYYFVTDTFKSCLIQTVNQGGDADTTGALAGMLAGATYGVDDIPSGWLSKLDMKVEREIRRQVDALLALAGLD from the coding sequence ATGACCGGCCCTTCCGTACACGACCGGGCCCTGGGGGCCTTCCTTGGTCTGGCCGTTGGCGACGCCCTAGGCGCCACCGTGGAATTCATGACCAAGGGCGAGATCGCCCAGCAATACGGCATCCACCGCAAGATGACCGGCGGCGGCTGGCTGCGGCTCAAGCCCGGCCAGATCACCGACGACACCGAGATGTCGCTGGCCCTGGGGCGCTCGCTGGCGGCCAAGGGCACGCTTGACGTTGCCGATATCTGCGAGGAATTCGCCCTGTGGCTGAAGTCGCGGCCGGTGGATGTTGGCAATACCTGCCGGCGCGGCATTCGCCGCTACATGCACGAGGGCACGACCACCGCGCCCTACTCCGAGGGGGACGCCGGCAATGGCGCGGCCATGCGCTGCCTGCCCGCCGCCCTGGCGACACTGGGCCACCCCGCCGATCTGGAACCCTGGGTCCTGGCCCAGGCGCGGATCACCCATAACCACCCGTTATCCGACGCCGCCTGCCTGACCCTCGGGCGGATGGTCCATCACCTGATCGGCGGACGCGGCATGAAGGCCTGCCGCGAAGAGGCCAACCGCCTGGTCCACCAGCACCGCGACTTCCACTTCGAGCCCTATAAGGGCCAATCCTCGGCCTATATCGTCGATACGATGCAGACGGTGCTGCATTATTACTTCGTCACCGACACCTTCAAAAGCTGCCTGATCCAGACCGTCAACCAGGGCGGCGACGCCGATACCACCGGCGCCCTGGCCGGGATGCTGGCCGGCGCCACCTATGGCGTCGACGACATCCCCTCGGGCTGGCTGTCCAAGCTTGATATGAAGGTGGAACGCGAGATCCGCCGTCAGGTCGACGCCCTGCTGGCGCTTGCCGGCCTGGACTGA
- the nifD gene encoding nitrogenase molybdenum-iron protein alpha chain, with the protein MSLEYTNDAELSQKAIEEVLEAYPEKAAKKRKKHLGTIVAEGEGSSCGVKSNVKAIPGVMTIRGCAYAGSKGVVWGPVKDMVHISHGPVGCGQYSWSQRRNYFTGQVGVDSFVTMQFTSDFQEKDIVFGGDKKLEKVIDEIKGLFPLVRGISIQSECPIGLIGDDIEAVARKKAKDVGLPIIPVRCEGFRGVSQSLGHHIANDAIRDWVFSRDSESAFETTPYDVNIIGDYNIGGDAWASRILLEEMGLRVIAQWSGDATIAEMERAPKAKLNLIHCYRSMNYICRHMEEKHGVPWMEYNFFGPSQIEKSLRAIAANFDETIQKKAEEVIAAHRPTVDAVINKYKARLEGKRVMLYVGGLRPRHVMTAYEDLGMQICGAGYEFAHSDDYQRTTEYAKEGTLIYDDLTGYELERFIEKLRPDLVGSGIKEKYAVQKMGVPFRQMHSWDYSGPYHGYDGFAIFARDMDMAINNPVWALLKAPWTKAAAE; encoded by the coding sequence ATGAGCCTCGAATACACCAACGATGCGGAATTGAGCCAGAAGGCGATCGAGGAGGTCCTGGAGGCCTATCCCGAAAAGGCCGCGAAGAAGCGCAAAAAGCACCTTGGCACCATCGTTGCCGAGGGCGAGGGCAGCTCTTGCGGGGTGAAGTCCAACGTCAAGGCCATTCCGGGCGTCATGACCATCCGCGGCTGCGCCTATGCCGGCTCGAAGGGCGTGGTCTGGGGTCCGGTCAAGGACATGGTCCACATCAGTCACGGCCCGGTCGGCTGCGGTCAGTACTCCTGGTCCCAGCGCCGCAATTACTTCACCGGTCAGGTGGGCGTCGATTCTTTCGTCACCATGCAGTTCACCTCGGATTTCCAGGAAAAAGACATCGTCTTTGGCGGTGACAAGAAGCTGGAAAAGGTGATCGACGAGATCAAGGGGCTGTTTCCGCTGGTTCGCGGCATCAGCATCCAGTCCGAATGCCCGATCGGCCTGATCGGCGACGATATCGAAGCCGTCGCCCGCAAGAAGGCCAAGGATGTCGGCTTGCCGATCATCCCGGTGCGCTGCGAAGGCTTCCGCGGCGTGTCGCAGTCGCTTGGTCACCATATCGCCAATGACGCCATCCGCGACTGGGTCTTCTCGCGCGACAGCGAAAGCGCCTTCGAGACCACGCCCTATGACGTCAACATCATCGGCGATTACAACATCGGTGGCGACGCCTGGGCCTCGCGCATTCTGTTGGAGGAAATGGGCCTGCGGGTGATCGCCCAATGGTCGGGCGATGCCACCATCGCCGAAATGGAACGCGCCCCCAAGGCCAAGCTGAACCTCATCCATTGCTACCGGTCGATGAATTACATCTGCCGCCACATGGAAGAGAAGCACGGCGTGCCCTGGATGGAATACAACTTCTTCGGTCCCTCGCAGATCGAGAAGTCGTTGCGCGCCATCGCCGCCAATTTCGACGAGACCATCCAGAAGAAGGCCGAGGAGGTGATCGCCGCCCATCGCCCGACGGTCGACGCGGTGATCAACAAGTACAAGGCCCGCCTCGAAGGCAAGCGCGTCATGCTGTATGTCGGCGGCCTGCGCCCCCGTCACGTGATGACCGCTTATGAAGACCTCGGCATGCAGATCTGCGGCGCCGGTTATGAATTCGCCCATAGCGACGATTACCAGCGCACCACCGAATACGCCAAGGAAGGCACGCTGATCTATGACGACCTGACCGGCTACGAGCTGGAGCGGTTCATCGAGAAGCTGCGCCCCGATCTGGTGGGCTCGGGCATCAAGGAAAAATACGCCGTTCAGAAGATGGGCGTGCCTTTCCGCCAGATGCACTCCTGGGATTACTCGGGTCCTTACCACGGCTATGACGGCTTCGCCATCTTCGCCCGTGACATGGACATGGCCATCAACAATCCGGTCTGGGCCTTGCTGAAAGCCCCGTGGACCAAGGCCGCCGCCGAGTAA
- the nifH gene encoding nitrogenase iron protein, whose protein sequence is MSALRQIAFYGKGGIGKSTTSQNTLAALVEMGQRILIVGCDPKADSTRLILNTKLQDTVLHLAAEAGSVEDLDVADVVKIGYKGIKCTESGGPEPGVGCAGRGVITAINFLEENGAYDDLDYVSYDVLGDVVCGGFAMPIRENKAQEIYIVMSGEMMALYAANNIAKGILKYAHTGGVRLGGLICNERQTDKEVELAEALAGRLGCRLIHFVPRDNGVQHAELRRQTVIQYAPDSKQAGEYRTLATKIHNNSGQGVVPTPITMEDLEEMLMEFGIMKSDEEALAELEAKESAAAN, encoded by the coding sequence ATGAGCGCACTGCGTCAGATCGCGTTCTACGGCAAGGGCGGTATCGGCAAGTCGACGACGTCCCAGAACACGCTGGCCGCTCTGGTCGAAATGGGCCAGCGGATCCTGATTGTCGGCTGCGATCCCAAGGCCGATTCCACCCGCCTGATCCTGAACACCAAGCTGCAGGACACCGTTCTTCATCTGGCCGCCGAGGCCGGCTCGGTCGAAGACCTCGACGTCGCCGATGTGGTGAAGATCGGCTACAAGGGCATCAAGTGCACCGAATCCGGTGGTCCGGAGCCCGGCGTCGGCTGTGCCGGCCGTGGCGTGATCACCGCCATCAACTTCCTTGAGGAAAACGGCGCCTACGACGACCTCGATTACGTCTCTTACGACGTGCTGGGCGACGTGGTTTGCGGTGGCTTCGCCATGCCGATCCGCGAGAACAAGGCTCAGGAAATCTACATCGTCATGTCGGGCGAGATGATGGCGCTGTATGCCGCCAACAACATCGCCAAGGGCATTTTGAAATACGCCCACACCGGTGGGGTTCGTCTGGGCGGTCTGATCTGCAACGAGCGTCAGACTGATAAGGAAGTCGAACTGGCCGAGGCCCTGGCCGGCCGTTTGGGCTGCCGCCTCATCCACTTCGTGCCGCGCGACAACGGCGTTCAGCACGCCGAGCTGCGCCGCCAAACGGTGATCCAATACGCCCCCGACAGCAAGCAGGCCGGTGAGTATCGCACGCTGGCGACCAAGATCCACAACAACTCCGGCCAGGGCGTGGTGCCGACCCCGATCACCATGGAAGACCTGGAAGAGATGCTGATGGAATTCGGCATCATGAAGTCCGACGAAGAGGCGCTGGCCGAGCTCGAAGCCAAGGAATCCGCCGCCGCCAATTAA